Proteins from one Pseudomonas sp. KBS0710 genomic window:
- the cysN gene encoding sulfate adenylyltransferase subunit CysN — MSHVSDLISEDILAYLGQHERKEMLRFLTCGNVDDGKSTLIGRLLHDSKMIYEDHLEAITRDSKKSGTTGDDIDLALLVDGLQAEREQGITIDVAYRYFSTAKRKFIIADTPGHEQYTRNMATGASTCDLAIILIDARYGVQTQTRRHSYIASLLGIKHIVIAVNKMDINGFDQSVFESIKADYLKFAEGIAFKPSTMAFVPMSALKGDNVVNKSERSPWYTGQSLMEILETVEIANDRNYTDLRFPVQYVNRPNLNFRGFAGTLASGIVHKGDEVVVLPSGKSSRVKSIVTFEGELEHAGPGQAVTLTMEDEIDISRGDLLVHADNVPQVTDAFDAMLVWMAEEPMLPGKKYDIKRATSYVPGSITSIVHRVDVNTLAEGPASSLQLNEIGRVKVSLDAAIALDGYDSNRTTGAFIVIDRLTNGTVAAGMIIAPPVGHGGAAQHGSLAHVATEERAQRFGQQPATVLFSGLSGAGKSTLAYAVERKLFDMGRAVFVLDGQNLRHDLNKGLPQDRVGRTENWRRAAHVARQFNEAGLLTLAAFVAPDAEGREQAKALIGSDRLLTVYVQASPLVCAERDPQGLYAAGGDNIPGESFPYDVPLNADLVIDTQATSLEDSVKQVLELLRQRGAI; from the coding sequence ATGTCGCACGTATCTGATTTGATCAGCGAGGACATCCTCGCCTACCTGGGCCAGCACGAGCGCAAAGAGATGTTGCGCTTCCTGACCTGCGGCAACGTCGACGACGGCAAGAGCACCCTGATCGGGCGCCTGCTGCACGACTCCAAGATGATCTACGAAGATCACCTGGAAGCCATCACCCGTGATTCGAAAAAATCCGGCACCACGGGCGATGATATCGACCTGGCCTTGCTGGTCGACGGCCTGCAGGCCGAGCGTGAACAGGGCATCACCATTGATGTTGCCTACCGCTACTTCTCCACCGCCAAGCGCAAATTCATCATCGCCGACACCCCCGGCCATGAGCAGTACACCCGCAACATGGCCACCGGTGCGTCCACCTGTGACCTGGCGATCATCCTGATCGACGCCCGCTACGGCGTGCAGACCCAGACCCGCCGCCACAGCTATATCGCCTCGTTGCTGGGCATCAAGCACATCGTGATTGCCGTCAACAAGATGGACATCAATGGCTTCGACCAAAGCGTGTTCGAGTCGATCAAGGCTGATTACCTGAAGTTCGCCGAAGGCATCGCCTTCAAGCCGAGCACCATGGCGTTTGTGCCGATGTCGGCGCTCAAGGGCGACAACGTGGTGAACAAGAGCGAGCGCTCGCCTTGGTACACCGGCCAGTCGCTGATGGAGATCCTCGAAACCGTCGAGATCGCCAACGACCGCAACTACACCGACCTGCGTTTCCCGGTGCAGTACGTCAACCGTCCGAACCTGAACTTCCGTGGTTTTGCCGGCACCCTGGCCAGCGGCATCGTGCACAAGGGCGACGAAGTGGTGGTGTTGCCGTCGGGCAAGAGCAGCCGTGTCAAATCCATCGTCACCTTCGAGGGTGAGCTGGAGCACGCAGGCCCAGGCCAGGCCGTGACCTTGACCATGGAAGACGAGATCGACATCTCCCGTGGCGACCTGCTGGTGCATGCCGACAACGTGCCGCAAGTCACCGACGCTTTCGACGCCATGCTGGTGTGGATGGCCGAAGAGCCGATGCTGCCGGGCAAGAAATACGACATCAAGCGCGCCACCAGCTACGTGCCGGGTTCGATCACCAGCATCGTGCACCGCGTGGACGTGAACACCTTGGCCGAAGGCCCGGCAAGTTCGCTGCAATTGAACGAGATTGGCCGGGTCAAGGTCAGCCTCGACGCGGCCATTGCGCTGGATGGCTATGACAGCAACCGCACCACCGGCGCGTTTATTGTCATCGACCGTTTGACCAACGGCACCGTGGCTGCGGGCATGATCATCGCGCCGCCAGTGGGCCATGGTGGCGCTGCGCAACACGGCAGCCTCGCCCATGTAGCCACCGAAGAGCGCGCCCAGCGCTTTGGCCAGCAACCGGCCACCGTGCTGTTCAGCGGCTTGTCGGGCGCCGGCAAAAGCACCTTGGCTTATGCGGTTGAGCGCAAGCTGTTCGACATGGGCCGCGCGGTATTCGTACTCGATGGCCAGAACCTGCGTCACGATCTGAACAAGGGCTTGCCGCAGGACCGTGTTGGGCGCACTGAGAACTGGCGCCGTGCTGCTCACGTGGCGCGTCAGTTCAACGAAGCCGGCTTGCTGACTCTGGCAGCCTTCGTTGCCCCGGATGCCGAAGGCCGTGAACAGGCCAAGGCGTTGATCGGCAGCGACCGCTTGCTGACGGTCTACGTGCAGGCATCGCCGCTGGTGTGCGCCGAGCGTGATCCGCAAGGCCTGTACGCCGCGGGTGGGGATAACATCCCAGGTGAGTCCTTCCCGTATGACGTGCCGTTGAATGCCGACTTGGTGATCGACACCCAGGCCACGTCGCTGGAAGACAGCGTCAAGCAAGTGCTGGAGCTGTTGCGCCAGCGCGGCGCGATCTAA